Proteins encoded within one genomic window of Candidatus Binatia bacterium:
- a CDS encoding type II toxin-antitoxin system PemK/MazF family toxin — protein MGRLTPEEQFPRRGYLYWVRIPDEPGAKRRPALVISPDSRNRFASDVLVVPISTTLREAPTHVRLRSREGGLLRPSMAKCEQITTLRRERLLPPPLGGGLSPTRMIEIEKAILRAIGVPIS, from the coding sequence ATGGGGCGATTGACTCCCGAAGAGCAGTTCCCGCGCCGCGGTTACCTTTATTGGGTACGGATTCCCGACGAACCGGGTGCGAAACGCCGGCCAGCATTGGTGATCTCACCCGACAGCCGAAACCGCTTTGCGTCGGATGTGCTGGTGGTGCCGATCTCTACGACGCTGCGTGAAGCGCCAACGCACGTGCGTCTGCGCAGTCGTGAAGGTGGGCTGCTCCGTCCCTCGATGGCGAAGTGTGAGCAAATCACCACGCTGCGCCGCGAGCGCCTCTTACCACCACCGCTTGGTGGTGGCCTTTCACCGACGCGGATGATCGAGATCGAGAAGGCGATCCTGCGCGCGATCGGTGTGCCGATCTCCTGA